The region TTTCTCACTATCTGTTTGTAATATTTTCATTCTTATTTAGGCTCTACTGCCAATACGATTTTAAAACTATTTCGATAAGCGATATCCATAACGAATACTGCATCTTCTACAGGAACACCTTTAGCTACGTGTAATACTACATTAGGTTCAAGTACTCCAGCTAGTTTATTCTTTAGTCCACCCTCTAATTCTTCAGGCGTTACCTTCTGTTCATTTATAAAGTAGTTAGACTGATTATCTACGCTCACTGCTACAGTCTCTACTACATCTGCCTTGCCATCCGAATTAGGCAAAACTAAATCTAGAGCATTGGTAGAAGTCATCGTAGTTATCGCTACCATAAAAAATATAAGCAATAAGAATACGATGTCTGTCATAGACGACATATTAAACTCTGCTGATACTTTATTTCTTCCTCTTATATTCATTATGCAGGATCATTTAATAAGTCTAAAAACTCTACTGCGTTAGCTTCTAACTGATGTACGATCTTATCGATCTTACTCACTAAATGGTTATATCCCACATACGAAATAATACCAACAATCAATCCAAATACAGTAGTCATCATCGCAGTGTATATCCCCTCTGATAACACACTCATATCTATACGAGTCGAACTAGCGGTAGACATCTCGTGAAACGCCATAACCATACCAACTACTGTACCTAAGAACCCTGTCATAGGTCCTGCTCCTGATAATGTAGCAAGTAGATTAATGTTCTTCTCCATTTTATACACTTCTAGTTTACCAGTATTTTCGATAGCGATATTGATATCTTGTAACGGTTTACCTATTCTAGAGATACCTTTCTCTATTAAGCGAGCCACTGGTGTATCTGTATTTGCACACAGTACTTTGGCTTGATCTACTTTTCCTTGAGATAAAAACATCTTGATCTGAGTCATAAAATTCTCATCAATCTTAGAAGCATTGCGAATAGCAAAGAATCTCTCTAAGTATAAATATAAAGCCATAAATAGCATAATAAAGATAATAACCATAATAGCCTGTCCAATCGGACCACCACTAAAGATAATCTCGCTAAGGGCTAATTCCTTATCAGAAGTACCTTTAGTTGCATCTACTGCGTTTGATAAATTTTGTGCTACTGCTGTTGTATCCACTTGTAAGAAATGAAACATAAATAATTTGAGTTTTTAATGTTTTTATAAATTTCAATAATTGTAGTCTAATAAAGTACCTACTAAATAATAACGAGTAATAATCCTGTTTAATATCTAACTTGCCAAAAAACCGCAAACTTTCCTCCTTAATATAGCTAACTTCAAGTACTATGAAACTTTCCAAAGGTATAATGATTTTAAAGATTACACACTTTTTACTAGAGTAAACAAAGGTTCAAAACAACTTTTATTAATAATTTTTATGAAAGTAATCATATATTTTACCTGAACTGTGATCATATTTAGCACCTGTAACACTAGCAAGCACATTGACTTCATCTCTTAACTTTAATACGCCTAAGAAGCCAAATATAATAGCCTCCTTAAAGTCTATCACTATGTCTTCAGGTCTATCAAATGCAATACCCATAGCGTGTGCTTTAATTCTACTAATCAGATAATCATTCTTAGCTCCTCCACCTGTCACTAATACGCGTTGTCCTACCCCCACACCTATTCCAGAGGCTATCTGTATAGCGATATGCTCTACTAGCGAGGCTAAATAATCTTCTACAGAAAGTGTATATTTATTCAAAATAGGATTTACATAAGCATTAAGAAACTCGATTCCTAAAGACTTCGGAGCAGACTGCTGATAAAATTCTAATGCGTTTAATTCGACTAATAGGTCAGTATTTACTTGTCCTTGCGAGGCAAGTATTCCCTTATCATCATATTCTAAACCTAGTTTATTAACCTGTTCGTTAAGTAGTGTATTCACAGCACTGATATCATAAGCCAATCTATAATTTAACTTACCTTCAAAAGAGATATTAGCAAACCCTCCAAGATTAAGACAAGCATCATACTCACTGAACAACAGACGATCGCCAATAGGCACTAATGGCGCCCCTTGTCCTCCTAATAATACATCTTGTACTCTGAAGTCACAGACTACTTTCTGCTGTATCATATCAGCCAAGATAGGCATGTTCCCTACCTGTAGCGTATATCCCAATTCAGGCTTGTGAAATATGGTATGCCCATGAGAACATACCGCATCTATATGCTGTATATCATTCGCTGAAATAAACGTATTAATCACAGCAGCTAAGTGTGTTGTATATCTAAGGTCTAGTATTTCTATCTGCTGGCTATCTAATCTAATCGCTCCTTTTAACTGTTCTTTCCACGCTGTACTATATCCAACCGTCTCAGTAGAAATCACTTCGAAACTCCACTTATCCTGCTCACAATTAAATGTGATATAAGCTAGATCTATACCATCTAATGAAGTACCTGACATAACTCCTATAATATTATATTGGTATTTTTTCATTGTATAAAATTAGATAATGTTAATTGAATAATTGTTTTAAATCAACTATATTTGAGAACTACAAAAATAGAACAACTAAAAAATATAAGAGACTATAAATGGATTTTAAATTTACAGAAGAGCAGTTGATGATTCAACAGGCTGCTCGTGACTTTGCTCAAACAGAATTATTACCAGGAGTAATAGAAAGAGATGAACATTCAAAGTTTCCAACAGAACAAGTTAAAAAACTTGGAGAGCTTGGATTCTTAGGAATGATGGTAGATCCTAAATACGGAGGAAGCGGACTAGACAGTGTATCTTACGTATTAGCAATGGAAGAAATCGCTAAAGTAGACGCTTCTGCTGCAGTAGTTATGTCAGTAAACAACTCATTAGTATGTGCTGGTTTAGAGAAATACGCAAATGAAGAACAAAAACAAAAATACTTAGCACCATTAGCTCAAGGTCAAGTTATTGGAGCATTCTGTTTATCAGAACCAGAAGCTGGATCAGATGCTACATCACAAAAAACAACTGCAGTAGATATGGGTGACCATTATCTACTTAATGGTACTAAAAACTGGATCACTAATGGAGGTACAGCTGACTACTATATCGTAATCGCTCAAACTGACGTAGAGAAAAAACACAAAGGTATCAATGCATTCATCGTTGAAAAAGGATGGGCTGGATTTGAAATCGGAGCAAAAGAACAAAAAATGGGAATTAGAGGATCTGATACACATTCATTAATGTTTACAGATGTTAAGGTTCCTAAAGAAAATAGAATCGGAGAAGACGGATTCGGTTTTGCATTCGCTATGAATGTATTAAATGGAGGACGTATTGGTATTGCTTCACAAGCATTAGGTATCGCTCAAGGTGCTTATGAACTTTCATTAAAATATGCTAAAGAGCGTAAAGCTTTTGGTACAGAGATCATCAACCACCAAGCAGTTGCATTCAAACTAGCTGATATGGCTACTCAAATCTCTGCAGCTAGAATGTTATGTTTTAAAGCTGCTGCTGAGAAAGATGCTGGAGAGGATATTTCATTATCTGGTGCTATGGCGAAGTTATTTGCTTCTAAAACAGCAATGGATACAACTATCGAAGCAGTACAAATCCATGGAGGTAATGGCTATGTTAGAGAATATCATGTAGAGAGGATGATGCGTGATGCTAAGATCACTCAAATCTATGAAGGTACTTCTGAGATTCAAAAAATCGTTATTTCAAGAGCTATTGCTAAATAAGCACAACTCAATCCTTATAAAAAAGGCTATTAACTTTTAGAGTTAATAGCCTTTTCTTATTTACTGTACATTGACTTTTATTGGTAATTTAAATGTTGTAGGTACACGCTTATTGTTCTGCGAAGCGGGTGTCCACCTTGGCATTGCCTTAAACACCTTGATTATATCTTTCTCTACATGAGGTAGTAAATATCCTTGTTCACTTTGAATAACAATATCTGAAAGCACACCATCTATACCTACCGTAAAGTTCACATTAAAGCGATATTCTTCTCCTCTATTTAGATAGTAATCTAAGTTAATCATACTCATCACATTGGCTCTAAAGCATCTTCGCCTTCAGTAGGACTAGCCGGTACTATTCTTGAATAGAATGGAAGCTCACAAACTATATCGGGATAAAACACTTCCTCTATCTCTGATTCTACCACGTCCACATGCTCCTTAGACTCTTTTAATTAACTAAACTTAGGAAAAGACTTCATAATTTCATCCTTATATACTGTAACACTACCTCCTATTATTCCTTCTTGGGCAATATCCGCAGGTCTTTGGTTGTGAAACTTGACCTTCGGACCTTCATAATTTATATCTAATGGAATCTCTTGTACAGGCACATAGTCATAATTAGGAATTGCTCATAGATAAGATGCGTGGATAGTATTGGCTAAGTCGTTGTTAAATTCTATAGGTGGACACATCCTCTACTTTTCCAAAAAGGCTCTTCAACAGGAGCAAACATTTTAAA is a window of Myroides oncorhynchi DNA encoding:
- a CDS encoding ExbD/TolR family protein, encoding MNIRGRNKVSAEFNMSSMTDIVFLLLIFFMVAITTMTSTNALDLVLPNSDGKADVVETVAVSVDNQSNYFINEQKVTPEELEGGLKNKLAGVLEPNVVLHVAKGVPVEDAVFVMDIAYRNSFKIVLAVEPK
- a CDS encoding MotA/TolQ/ExbB proton channel family protein gives rise to the protein MFHFLQVDTTAVAQNLSNAVDATKGTSDKELALSEIIFSGGPIGQAIMVIIFIMLFMALYLYLERFFAIRNASKIDENFMTQIKMFLSQGKVDQAKVLCANTDTPVARLIEKGISRIGKPLQDINIAIENTGKLEVYKMEKNINLLATLSGAGPMTGFLGTVVGMVMAFHEMSTASSTRIDMSVLSEGIYTAMMTTVFGLIVGIISYVGYNHLVSKIDKIVHQLEANAVEFLDLLNDPA
- a CDS encoding anhydro-N-acetylmuramic acid kinase is translated as MKKYQYNIIGVMSGTSLDGIDLAYITFNCEQDKWSFEVISTETVGYSTAWKEQLKGAIRLDSQQIEILDLRYTTHLAAVINTFISANDIQHIDAVCSHGHTIFHKPELGYTLQVGNMPILADMIQQKVVCDFRVQDVLLGGQGAPLVPIGDRLLFSEYDACLNLGGFANISFEGKLNYRLAYDISAVNTLLNEQVNKLGLEYDDKGILASQGQVNTDLLVELNALEFYQQSAPKSLGIEFLNAYVNPILNKYTLSVEDYLASLVEHIAIQIASGIGVGVGQRVLVTGGGAKNDYLISRIKAHAMGIAFDRPEDIVIDFKEAIIFGFLGVLKLRDEVNVLASVTGAKYDHSSGKIYDYFHKNY
- a CDS encoding acyl-CoA dehydrogenase family protein: MDFKFTEEQLMIQQAARDFAQTELLPGVIERDEHSKFPTEQVKKLGELGFLGMMVDPKYGGSGLDSVSYVLAMEEIAKVDASAAVVMSVNNSLVCAGLEKYANEEQKQKYLAPLAQGQVIGAFCLSEPEAGSDATSQKTTAVDMGDHYLLNGTKNWITNGGTADYYIVIAQTDVEKKHKGINAFIVEKGWAGFEIGAKEQKMGIRGSDTHSLMFTDVKVPKENRIGEDGFGFAFAMNVLNGGRIGIASQALGIAQGAYELSLKYAKERKAFGTEIINHQAVAFKLADMATQISAARMLCFKAAAEKDAGEDISLSGAMAKLFASKTAMDTTIEAVQIHGGNGYVREYHVERMMRDAKITQIYEGTSEIQKIVISRAIAK
- a CDS encoding energy transducer TonB, translating into MINLDYYLNRGEEYRFNVNFTVGIDGVLSDIVIQSEQGYLLPHVEKDIIKVFKAMPRWTPASQNNKRVPTTFKLPIKVNVQ